The following DNA comes from bacterium.
CGGTCTCCAACTCTGTATTGTGTTACCCCCTCTCCCACCTCAACAATTACACCACCGATTTCGTGTCCTAAAACCAGAGGCACCTTATTAATTCGATACCATTCCATCACATCACTTCCGCAAATACCACTTGCCTCTACCCGAATCAACAATTCTCCTGGTCCAATTTGTGGTTTTTGCATCTGTTCTATTCTTATATCACTATTGCTGTAATACATTGCCACTCGCATCGTAATAGATATTTCCCTCCGTAATGGGTCAGTCATTTGGGGGAAACGAACATTAACCTGCGGATTATAGAATAATGAAAATAGGTAACCGTTCAGGCTATATATC
Coding sequences within:
- a CDS encoding alcohol dehydrogenase catalytic domain-containing protein is translated as MEICCFPQSISTYFCFATFFEFYKFQSISIILSPYRLYLLIPFLTLLIYSLNGYLFSLFYNPQVNVRFPQMTDPLRREISITMRVAMYYSNSDIRIEQMQKPQIGPGELLIRVEASGICGSDVMEWYRINKVPLVLGHEIGGVIVEVGEGVTQYRVGDRISASHHVPCYTCHYCLHGHHTVCETLRKTHFEPGGFAEYVHL